The Hydrogenobacter sp. T-2 region CATTAATGCGGATATTAGAGCTTTGTCCTCAAGAACTGGAACGCCGTGTTTTTTTGCAGTTTCTATTATCTTCTCCGCAAGCTCGCCAGCGCCCTTTGCTACAACTACTGGAGCTTTGTCCCTTCCTTGGTCATACCTAAGAGCTATCGCCTTTTTCTTTTCCATGGCTACACCAACAAGAGAAAACCCTCTCCGTAGTTTGACCTTATGGTCTCTGCTACACTTTCTTTCGTTGATACGCTTACAGAAAAGCTCCTGAGCTTTATTTTCTCTTCTAAAAGCATTCTTTGAAGTAGCTCCTTCCCAGACCTGATCTTTTCTGCTATGCTTTCTGTATCCGTAAACAGTAAAACATCCAAAAGCTCCTTAGACTTGGGCATCTTCAAAAGACCAGCAACGAAACCTTCTGT contains the following coding sequences:
- a CDS encoding EscU/YscU/HrcU family type III secretion system export apparatus switch protein codes for the protein MEKKKAIALRYDQGRDKAPVVVAKGAGELAEKIIETAKKHGVPVLEDKALISALMKVEIYEEIPPELYRAVAKVLVFIKAVKSSS